Proteins from a genomic interval of Candidatus Lernaella stagnicola:
- a CDS encoding FadR/GntR family transcriptional regulator, translating into MSAANQTAKIKPVRRTRVSDEVVVQLTHLILDGQFTPDQKLPAERELARQLGINRTSLREALRRLETMGLLRIRPGDGVFVRDTNTAAGLEFVKFLLENGIGLDTQLILNLAESRRIVGAEMIRLAAARITPEQLAALETIVADYPRDDPAARAEADFAFFHQVAQATGNLVFVYLLNTLRDVVEKMSGVYMQAVGDPANAVKLYAGLIEAFGRRDGKKAARLFDRRAAADDRKLFSQFGDIS; encoded by the coding sequence ATGTCCGCCGCAAATCAGACCGCCAAAATCAAGCCCGTGCGAAGAACGCGGGTCTCCGACGAAGTCGTCGTCCAACTCACGCACCTGATACTTGACGGCCAGTTCACCCCGGATCAAAAACTGCCCGCCGAACGCGAACTCGCCCGCCAACTGGGCATCAACCGCACCTCGCTGCGCGAAGCCCTCCGCCGCCTGGAAACCATGGGCCTGCTGCGCATCCGCCCCGGCGACGGCGTGTTCGTCCGCGATACCAACACCGCGGCGGGCCTGGAGTTCGTCAAATTCCTGCTCGAAAACGGCATCGGCCTGGATACGCAACTGATCCTCAACCTCGCCGAAAGCCGCCGCATCGTGGGCGCTGAGATGATTCGCCTCGCCGCCGCGCGCATCACGCCGGAGCAACTGGCCGCGCTCGAAACTATCGTCGCCGACTACCCCCGCGACGACCCGGCCGCCCGCGCCGAAGCCGACTTCGCTTTCTTCCACCAGGTCGCCCAGGCCACCGGCAACCTCGTGTTCGTCTACCTGCTCAACACGCTGCGCGACGTGGTGGAAAAAATGAGCGGCGTGTACATGCAGGCGGTGGGCGACCCGGCGAACGCCGTCAAGCTTTATGCGGGACTGATCGAGGCATTCGGGCGCCGTGACGGCAAGAAAGCCGCGCGCCTATTCGACCGCCGCGCCGCCGCCGATGATCGAAAATTGTTCTCGCAATTCGGTGACATCTCATGA
- a CDS encoding pyruvate formate lyase family protein: MTAAAKRGAPSHRITRMRRRYQTEMPQICVQRAKYFTAKWRELETSDVPLPLRVALSMKHVFENMEHNLDPDDRLAGAWSKHFLGWPIDIERGLFNDVLATELRKSTLLKFQATSYLRFVVYLVKKLGLLGLYRTFKNSAALGPMPVKPSLKTMDERTINPFGIDPAARRELLDDLLPYWRGKAIADIVARELATSGLYHGELKQFVEGVPNTPSKQALVVSLGAAIATYQGHIVFDHEVVLRRGLLGIKEDVEAELAKVEDRQSDEGVFLQSVVVALEGFIVYAQRLADRIKQEEQRTTDPERRAQLAQLLAVCRKVPLHPAETFREAAQAIWAHRAALETAHPSNVHAYGRLDQILGPYYERDVAAGRITAAEACELMEELLLKVMAQNLRPESNFLGNFYLRYEGSTPITLGGLTPEGQDATNELTYLLLDAADRSKSVTSIVVRVHKNTPHQLYEHVADILYRGTSNLSMMNDEVFVPAMKRHGFTPADANNYAITGCTDLLAPGKTGGISFTGLLLGHILDITLHNGNATTMIGTLHDVGPKTGEVGEFTDFEQLFDAFVQHVEFQMTINAEASNLRDRLFAEHMPAPCLSAFIEGCVATRTDITRGGAVYNYAGINMINSLANVVDSLFVIKKLVFDEKKIGFAELMRAVDDNFVGHENVHRLVAEVPGKWGNADPESDALARRVSDALFASAARHRSFKGDGPFVGFMNSMTSHTIDGRLSPATPDGRLAATPYAASCNPYNVERCGVTGVLRSVAAVDFTHLLGCAVNIRQHPSGIGKTPAARNKWIALMQTYFQMGGAQIQPTVASAETLRAAQVDPEAHRDLIVKVGGYSTYFVDLGQEIQNEIIHRTEHSG; the protein is encoded by the coding sequence ATGACGGCCGCCGCAAAACGTGGCGCGCCGAGTCATCGTATCACCCGCATGCGACGCCGATATCAGACCGAAATGCCGCAAATTTGTGTCCAGCGCGCAAAATATTTCACCGCCAAGTGGCGCGAACTGGAGACAAGCGACGTCCCGCTGCCGCTGCGCGTGGCGCTGTCGATGAAGCACGTCTTCGAGAATATGGAGCACAACCTCGACCCCGACGACCGCCTTGCCGGCGCCTGGAGTAAGCACTTCCTGGGTTGGCCCATCGACATCGAGCGCGGCCTGTTCAACGACGTGCTGGCCACCGAACTTCGCAAGAGTACGCTGCTGAAATTTCAAGCGACCTCGTACCTGCGCTTTGTCGTGTATCTGGTGAAAAAGCTTGGATTATTAGGACTTTACCGCACCTTCAAAAATAGCGCCGCCCTCGGCCCCATGCCCGTCAAACCCAGCCTCAAGACGATGGACGAGCGCACCATCAACCCCTTCGGCATCGACCCGGCCGCCCGGCGCGAACTGCTCGACGACCTGCTGCCCTACTGGCGCGGCAAGGCCATCGCCGACATCGTGGCGCGCGAACTGGCCACCTCCGGCCTCTACCACGGCGAACTCAAGCAATTTGTCGAGGGCGTGCCCAACACTCCGAGCAAACAGGCGCTGGTGGTTTCGCTCGGTGCAGCCATCGCAACTTACCAAGGTCACATCGTTTTTGACCACGAAGTGGTGCTGCGCCGCGGTCTGCTGGGCATCAAGGAAGACGTCGAGGCCGAGCTGGCCAAGGTCGAGGACCGGCAAAGCGACGAGGGTGTGTTTCTGCAATCGGTCGTCGTGGCGCTGGAGGGTTTCATCGTTTATGCGCAGCGACTGGCCGATCGAATTAAGCAGGAAGAACAACGGACTACGGATCCGGAACGCCGGGCGCAACTCGCGCAGTTGCTTGCCGTTTGCCGGAAGGTGCCGCTCCATCCCGCCGAGACTTTCCGCGAAGCCGCGCAGGCCATTTGGGCGCACCGCGCAGCGCTGGAAACGGCGCACCCGTCCAACGTGCATGCCTACGGGCGGCTGGATCAGATCCTCGGCCCGTACTACGAACGCGACGTCGCCGCGGGTCGCATCACCGCCGCCGAAGCTTGCGAATTAATGGAGGAATTGCTGCTCAAGGTGATGGCGCAAAATCTGCGGCCGGAGTCGAATTTCCTCGGCAATTTCTACCTGCGCTACGAGGGTTCGACGCCGATCACGCTCGGCGGCCTCACGCCGGAAGGGCAGGACGCGACCAACGAACTCACGTACCTCCTGCTCGACGCCGCCGACCGCTCCAAGAGCGTGACGAGCATCGTCGTGCGGGTGCATAAAAACACGCCGCACCAACTTTACGAGCACGTGGCCGACATCCTCTATCGCGGCACGAGCAACCTGTCGATGATGAACGACGAGGTCTTCGTGCCCGCCATGAAGCGCCACGGTTTCACCCCGGCCGACGCCAACAATTACGCGATCACCGGCTGCACCGACCTGCTGGCACCGGGCAAAACCGGCGGCATCAGTTTCACGGGTTTGCTGCTCGGGCACATCCTCGACATCACGCTGCACAACGGCAACGCCACGACGATGATCGGCACCCTGCACGATGTGGGTCCGAAGACCGGCGAGGTAGGCGAATTCACCGATTTCGAACAGCTTTTTGACGCCTTCGTGCAACACGTCGAGTTCCAGATGACGATCAACGCCGAGGCCTCGAACCTGCGCGACCGCCTCTTCGCCGAGCACATGCCCGCGCCGTGCCTGTCGGCATTTATCGAAGGCTGCGTGGCGACGCGCACCGACATCACGCGGGGCGGGGCAGTCTACAACTACGCCGGGATCAACATGATCAACAGCCTGGCCAACGTGGTCGATTCGCTGTTTGTGATCAAGAAACTGGTCTTTGACGAAAAGAAAATCGGCTTCGCGGAGTTGATGCGCGCCGTCGATGACAATTTCGTCGGCCACGAAAACGTGCATCGCTTGGTGGCCGAAGTGCCCGGCAAATGGGGCAACGCCGATCCCGAAAGCGACGCGCTGGCCCGCCGCGTCAGCGACGCACTCTTTGCCTCCGCCGCGCGTCACCGCAGCTTCAAAGGCGACGGCCCCTTCGTCGGTTTCATGAACAGTATGACCTCGCACACGATCGACGGCCGGCTCTCGCCCGCCACGCCCGACGGCCGCCTGGCCGCGACTCCCTATGCGGCGAGTTGCAACCCCTACAACGTCGAGCGCTGCGGGGTGACGGGCGTGCTGCGTTCGGTGGCGGCGGTGGATTTCACGCACCTGCTGGGCTGTGCGGTGAACATCAGGCAGCACCCGTCGGGCATTGGTAAAACACCGGCGGCGCGGAATAAATGGATCGCGTTGATGCAGACTTATTTCCAAATGGGCGGCGCGCAGATTCAGCCCACCGTCGCGTCGGCGGAAACGCTGCGGGCGGCGCAGGTCGACCCGGAGGCCCACCGCGACTTGATCGTCAAGGTCGGCGGCTACAGCACCTACTTCGTCGATCTGGGCCAGGAAATTCAAAACGAAATCATCCACCGCACCGAGCATAGCGGCTGA
- a CDS encoding tetratricopeptide repeat protein: MSNAHELKFVGEQHREAVTRILSFLDSDDPVFLLTGEPGMGKSRVLHEFMACAVAGRSERFVKMFRVFRDDNIELSLRGWAFDLFGKLSLFKGNQDRWRRIVAAVPQVGAGLELFFQDDPRPDKEKLIEALRGVSAKIAHTERLVIVVDPVQDLRTNENAEVVFHFVAEHIPRVKFIVAQRNDDFLVHEPKFMGEVGSHHYEVKCLNLDAAAETIADHPGLKRIPPERCQEFLEKVRGWPLALAIYAKELVGASDVEAALARLPKRLETEIKTVFENAVGAPRSLLETVALLGIPVTRDDLAVLAKLSPDETRDALGDAGVRKLVYRDRSGDGPYQHEMRHALFAEWILGECSTESPEQVSEKFLGFYHFFRERFGDRRERVDDLMRAVEYLDRLDDEKRFLSETEDFSQQLYTWSLYDAVLDLETKRRAKADVTGDRGALGKALNNIAGVFQVRGDLAKALDLFEESLRIRREVGNRAGEGTTLSNIAAVYNARGDLTKALEYYEQSLQIFREVGERTGEGTTLNNIADVYRARGDLAKALKFYEQSLEISREVGDRALEGSTLNNIACVHEARGDLTKALEYFEQSLQIRREVGDRAGEGVTLNNIGEVYRARGDLTKALEYFEQSLQIFREVGDRAGEGTTLSNIALVYDARGDLAKALEYYEQSLQIFREVGDRVGEAITLHNMAKVFEAQNDFVKALEYSRMACEIFKAIGHHHQKVAEQYLVSLIAKMKQ, encoded by the coding sequence GTGAGCAACGCGCATGAACTGAAATTCGTCGGCGAACAACATCGCGAGGCCGTCACCCGTATTCTTAGTTTCCTCGACTCCGACGATCCCGTCTTTCTCTTGACCGGCGAGCCCGGCATGGGCAAGTCGCGGGTGCTTCATGAATTCATGGCCTGCGCTGTCGCCGGCCGCAGCGAACGTTTTGTGAAAATGTTCCGCGTGTTTCGAGACGACAACATTGAATTGAGCCTGCGTGGTTGGGCTTTCGACCTTTTTGGAAAGCTCTCTCTCTTCAAGGGAAACCAAGACAGGTGGCGGAGAATCGTCGCGGCAGTGCCGCAGGTGGGTGCGGGGTTGGAACTGTTTTTTCAAGACGACCCGCGACCTGATAAGGAAAAACTCATCGAGGCGTTGCGCGGCGTGTCGGCAAAAATAGCGCACACCGAACGCTTGGTGATCGTCGTCGACCCGGTGCAGGACCTGCGCACCAACGAAAACGCGGAAGTCGTGTTTCACTTCGTCGCCGAGCACATCCCCCGCGTGAAATTCATTGTCGCGCAGCGCAATGACGATTTCCTCGTGCACGAGCCGAAATTCATGGGCGAAGTCGGCAGCCATCATTACGAAGTCAAGTGCCTAAACCTCGACGCCGCCGCCGAAACAATCGCCGATCATCCCGGCTTGAAAAGAATTCCTCCCGAGCGGTGCCAAGAGTTTCTCGAGAAGGTTCGCGGCTGGCCGCTGGCCCTGGCGATCTACGCGAAAGAACTGGTCGGCGCTTCCGACGTGGAGGCCGCGTTGGCGCGTTTGCCCAAGCGGCTGGAAACCGAAATTAAAACGGTTTTCGAAAACGCCGTCGGCGCACCGCGGTCGCTGCTTGAAACCGTCGCGTTATTGGGCATTCCCGTCACGCGGGACGACCTGGCCGTGTTGGCCAAGTTGTCGCCTGACGAAACACGAGACGCCCTCGGGGACGCCGGCGTGCGCAAACTCGTGTACAGGGACCGTTCCGGCGACGGCCCCTACCAACACGAGATGCGCCACGCGCTATTTGCAGAATGGATTCTCGGCGAATGTTCTACCGAGTCACCTGAACAGGTTAGCGAAAAATTCTTGGGGTTCTACCACTTTTTCCGCGAGCGCTTTGGCGATCGCCGCGAGCGCGTCGACGATCTGATGCGCGCGGTTGAATACCTTGACCGTCTCGACGACGAGAAACGGTTCCTCTCGGAAACCGAAGACTTCTCGCAACAGCTATACACGTGGTCGCTTTATGATGCGGTGTTGGACCTGGAGACAAAACGCCGCGCGAAGGCAGACGTGACCGGCGATCGCGGAGCATTAGGCAAGGCGCTGAACAACATCGCGGGTGTGTTCCAAGTGCGCGGCGATTTGGCGAAAGCGCTCGACCTTTTCGAAGAGAGCCTGCGAATTCGACGCGAAGTCGGCAACCGCGCGGGCGAAGGCACGACGCTGAGCAACATCGCGGCAGTTTACAATGCGCGTGGCGATTTGACGAAGGCGCTCGAATACTATGAACAGAGCCTGCAAATATTTCGCGAAGTCGGCGAACGCACCGGCGAAGGCACGACGCTGAACAACATCGCTGACGTGTACCGGGCGCGCGGCGATTTGGCGAAGGCGCTGAAGTTTTACGAACAGAGCCTGGAAATATCCCGTGAAGTGGGCGACCGTGCCTTGGAAGGCTCCACGCTGAACAATATCGCGTGTGTACACGAAGCGCGCGGCGATTTGACGAAAGCGCTTGAATACTTCGAACAAAGCCTGCAAATCAGACGCGAAGTCGGCGACCGGGCCGGGGAAGGCGTGACGCTGAACAACATCGGGGAAGTGTACCGGGCGCGCGGCGATTTGACGAAGGCGCTCGAATACTTTGAACAAAGCCTGCAAATATTTCGCGAAGTGGGCGACCGGGCCGGGGAAGGCACGACGCTGAGCAACATCGCGCTAGTTTATGATGCGCGTGGCGATTTAGCGAAAGCGCTCGAATACTATGAACAGAGCCTGCAAATATTTCGCGAAGTGGGCGACCGGGTTGGTGAAGCGATTACCTTGCACAACATGGCTAAGGTTTTCGAAGCGCAAAACGATTTCGTGAAGGCGTTGGAATACTCCCGCATGGCATGCGAGATATTCAAAGCCATCGGCCACCACCATCAAAAGGTTGCAGAGCAATACTTGGTGTCCTTGATAGCGAAAATGAAGCAATAG
- a CDS encoding glycyl-radical enzyme activating protein yields the protein MHGVVFDIQNYAIYDGPGIRTLVFFKGCPLRCAWCHNPESWRREPELAHFAERCEACGVCVETCPNNALQLRDGILEREASRCTVCGACAEACPTGATEIIGREMDVAAIRETVLRDKPFYDTSGGGVTFTGGEAVMQPEFLLAVARSVREAGIHVALETCGYFDASWVAPLAENVDLILFDLKLVAAETHRRWTGADPERIHDRFRELLEVVGTDRLVVRMPLIPGVNTGDDDLDALIDFLRDAGYTGPVHLMPYNRLARTKWEKVGRGGDYRDFGELAESDRQRAVRHLEAAGFSVEVNE from the coding sequence ATGCACGGCGTTGTTTTCGATATCCAAAACTACGCCATCTACGACGGGCCGGGCATCCGTACGCTCGTGTTCTTCAAGGGGTGCCCGCTGCGTTGCGCCTGGTGCCACAACCCCGAATCGTGGCGGCGCGAGCCGGAACTCGCCCACTTCGCCGAGCGCTGCGAGGCCTGCGGCGTCTGCGTGGAGACCTGCCCGAACAACGCCCTCCAACTTCGTGACGGCATCCTGGAACGCGAGGCGTCCCGTTGTACGGTTTGCGGCGCTTGCGCGGAGGCTTGCCCGACCGGCGCGACCGAAATCATTGGGCGCGAGATGGACGTCGCAGCGATCCGCGAGACGGTTTTGCGCGATAAGCCTTTCTACGATACCTCGGGCGGCGGCGTGACGTTCACGGGCGGCGAGGCGGTGATGCAACCCGAGTTTCTGCTTGCCGTCGCGCGGTCGGTGCGCGAGGCGGGCATACACGTCGCGCTGGAAACCTGCGGCTATTTCGACGCGTCGTGGGTCGCGCCGCTGGCCGAGAATGTCGATTTGATACTCTTCGATCTCAAGCTTGTCGCGGCCGAGACGCACCGTCGCTGGACGGGCGCGGATCCCGAGCGTATCCACGACCGCTTCCGCGAGTTACTCGAGGTTGTCGGCACGGATCGACTCGTCGTTCGCATGCCGTTGATTCCCGGCGTGAACACCGGTGATGATGACCTCGACGCACTCATCGACTTTCTGCGCGACGCCGGCTACACAGGCCCCGTTCACCTGATGCCCTACAATCGTCTGGCCCGCACGAAGTGGGAGAAAGTCGGCCGCGGCGGCGACTACCGCGATTTCGGCGAGCTTGCCGAATCCGACCGACAACGCGCCGTCCGCCACTTGGAAGCGGCGGGATTTTCCGTCGAGGTCAACGAATAG
- a CDS encoding formylglycine-generating enzyme family protein, whose protein sequence is MRHVKFAAVAVALALAVVISVAVAQQNKGGDAPDGMVHIPAGWFQMGCSPGDSECYSEEQPSKRVFVDGFFMDIHEVTQAEYQRVMGTNPSDFSGCTTCPVETVNWNDARSYCGKVGKRLPTEAEWEYAARGGTTGARYGEIDAIAWYQGNSGKKTHPVGQKQPNAYGLYDMLGNVWEWCEDYYDKNWYSKMPERNPRNDNKSQFRVLRGGCSIYNPQILRASRRNWYQPTYTLPHFGFRCVGTEK, encoded by the coding sequence ATGAGACACGTGAAGTTTGCGGCGGTGGCCGTCGCGCTGGCGCTCGCGGTGGTGATCTCCGTCGCCGTCGCGCAGCAAAACAAGGGCGGCGATGCGCCCGACGGCATGGTCCACATTCCGGCCGGATGGTTTCAGATGGGCTGCTCGCCGGGCGATTCGGAGTGCTACAGTGAGGAACAGCCAAGCAAACGCGTGTTCGTGGATGGCTTCTTCATGGACATCCACGAAGTCACACAGGCCGAGTACCAAAGGGTCATGGGGACGAACCCGAGTGATTTTTCAGGTTGCACGACTTGCCCGGTGGAAACGGTGAATTGGAACGACGCCCGCAGCTACTGCGGGAAAGTGGGCAAACGCTTGCCCACCGAGGCCGAGTGGGAATACGCGGCGCGGGGCGGGACGACGGGGGCGCGGTATGGCGAGATCGACGCTATAGCTTGGTATCAGGGCAATTCCGGCAAGAAAACCCACCCCGTAGGCCAGAAGCAGCCGAACGCCTATGGTTTGTACGACATGCTGGGCAACGTGTGGGAGTGGTGCGAGGATTACTACGACAAGAATTGGTATTCGAAGATGCCTGAACGCAACCCGCGAAATGATAATAAATCTCAGTTCCGCGTGCTGCGGGGTGGTTGCTCGATCTATAATCCTCAAATCTTACGCGCGTCGCGTCGGAACTGGTATCAACCTACGTATACGCTCCCCCACTTCGGGTTTCGATGTGTCGGGACTGAAAAATGA
- a CDS encoding formylglycine-generating enzyme family protein has translation MRHMKFAAVAVALALAVVISVAVAQQNKGGDAPDGMVHIPAGWFQMGCSPGDSECSSNEKPSKRVYVDGFFMDIHEVTQAEYQRVMGANPSHFSGCTTCPVETVFWNDARNFCTKVGKRLPTEAEWEYAARGRTTGARYGDLNSVAWYIENSGKKTHPVGQKQANAYGLYDMLGNVWEWCEDWYDKDWYSKMPERNPRNDNQSQCRVLRGGSWFSYPQNVRASYRFRVHPTITNFNFGFRCVGNADE, from the coding sequence ATGAGACACATGAAGTTTGCGGCGGTGGCCGTCGCGCTGGCGCTCGCGGTGGTGATCTCCGTCGCCGTCGCGCAGCAAAACAAGGGCGGCGATGCGCCCGACGGCATGGTCCACATTCCGGCCGGGTGGTTTCAGATGGGTTGCTCGCCGGGCGATTCCGAGTGCAGCAGCAATGAGAAGCCGAGCAAGCGCGTCTACGTCGACGGTTTCTTCATGGACATCCACGAAGTCACACAGGCCGAGTACCAAAGGGTCATGGGCGCGAACCCGAGTCACTTTTCAGGTTGCACGACTTGCCCGGTGGAAACGGTATTTTGGAACGATGCCAGAAACTTCTGCACAAAAGTCGGCAAACGTCTGCCGACCGAGGCGGAATGGGAGTACGCAGCGCGGGGCAGGACGACGGGGGCGCGGTACGGTGATCTCAACAGCGTGGCTTGGTACATCGAAAACTCCGGCAAGAAGACTCATCCCGTCGGCCAGAAGCAGGCGAACGCCTATGGCCTGTATGATATGCTCGGCAACGTGTGGGAGTGGTGTGAGGATTGGTATGACAAGGATTGGTATTCGAAGATGCCGGAGCGCAACCCACGGAATGATAACCAATCTCAGTGCCGCGTGCTGCGGGGTGGTAGCTGGTTCAGTTATCCTCAGAACGTACGCGCGTCGTATCGGTTCAGGGTTCACCCGACGATTACGAACTTCAACTTCGGGTTTCGATGTGTCGGGAACGCTGATGAGTGA